A genomic region of Pristiophorus japonicus isolate sPriJap1 chromosome 22, sPriJap1.hap1, whole genome shotgun sequence contains the following coding sequences:
- the LOC139235060 gene encoding vesicle-associated membrane protein 5-like, which translates to MATKNTDMISKIQKQTEEVVEVMNVNFEKVKDRGEKLEVLDDRAEKLLENSKVFQKTTKDVAQQEKFKNRKWKIILGVVTGLVVLIIIIVIVLSIPRESPATTDRAMIEKGQQQPL; encoded by the exons GCTACGAAAAATACGGATATGATAAGTAAAATCCAGAAACAGACTGAGGAGGTCGTGGAGGTCATGAATGTAAATTTTGAGAAAGTCAAGGATCGAGGAGAGAAACTGGAAGTTCTGGACGACAGGGCCGAAAAGCTGCTGGAAAAT AGTAAAGTTTTTCAGAAGACTACAAAGGACGTAGCTCAGCAAGAAAAGTTTAAAAACAGGAAATGGAAAATCATTTTGGGAGTGGTAACTGGTCTTgttgtcctcatcatcatcatagtgatCGTTCTCAGTATTCCACGAGAATCACCGGCTACAACTGATCGTGCCATGATTGAGAAAGGACAGCAACAACCATTGTGA